The following are from one region of the Verrucomicrobiota bacterium genome:
- a CDS encoding tetratricopeptide repeat protein, translating into MGKWFRRQRWQALHAPASRRRSCRIPRLHELRRRSLGEQHEGVGEALNELAKPLNLQGNWADAEQFQREALAILQKNLGPNHLVVADMLNDLGVILWNRGKLREATEAYRAALAIKEKRLNPPNQKLAGAHNNLSLLLLDLGDFAQGEEQARQALSAYRELFGENHPDVGMALHNHAKLLRELARLDEAERAIRDAIEVYKRVYQGDHDYHAEALDDLGLILEKKGDAKGSEAAFRTGLAMGRRTVGDDHPQTLHAMRHLALVLSRGAATLSEAEELMSRSIAASRRKFAKQPAALASCLDDLATFLVNTARPKEAEPVLLEAYQLQANGNQSSRPLKKICGGLVQLYGILGQPDLAQKWAAKLVELGQ; encoded by the coding sequence TTGGGCAAGTGGTTTCGCAGGCAGCGTTGGCAGGCATTACACGCGCCGGCTTCACGCAGACGATCCTGTCGGATTCCTCGTCTTCACGAACTGCGCCGTAGATCTCTTGGCGAGCAGCATGAAGGCGTCGGCGAGGCGCTCAACGAGCTTGCCAAACCGCTGAATCTTCAAGGCAACTGGGCAGACGCGGAGCAATTCCAACGCGAGGCCCTGGCGATTCTCCAAAAAAACCTCGGCCCCAATCACCTTGTCGTCGCGGACATGCTCAATGATCTGGGGGTCATATTATGGAACCGCGGCAAGCTGCGGGAAGCCACAGAGGCGTACCGCGCGGCGCTCGCGATCAAGGAGAAGCGACTGAATCCCCCCAATCAGAAGTTGGCCGGCGCTCATAATAATCTGTCGCTCCTCTTGCTTGATCTGGGCGATTTTGCTCAAGGCGAAGAGCAAGCGCGCCAGGCTCTCAGCGCATATCGCGAGCTCTTCGGGGAGAACCATCCGGATGTCGGCATGGCGCTGCATAATCACGCGAAGCTTCTCCGGGAACTCGCGCGCCTCGACGAAGCAGAGCGCGCCATTCGTGACGCCATTGAAGTCTACAAGCGAGTTTACCAGGGTGATCACGACTACCACGCCGAAGCGCTGGATGATCTTGGCCTGATTCTGGAGAAGAAAGGCGATGCCAAGGGATCTGAGGCCGCCTTTCGCACAGGTCTGGCAATGGGCAGGAGGACCGTTGGCGATGATCATCCTCAGACCCTGCACGCGATGCGTCACTTGGCTTTGGTGTTGAGCCGGGGTGCCGCCACTCTTTCCGAGGCAGAAGAATTAATGAGCCGTTCGATCGCGGCGAGCCGTAGGAAGTTCGCAAAACAACCAGCAGCGCTCGCGAGCTGCCTGGACGACCTCGCGACCTTCCTCGTGAACACAGCGCGACCGAAGGAGGCTGAGCCCGTGTTGCTGGAAGCCTACCAGCTCCAGGCGAACGGAAACCAATCTTCCCGACCCCTAAAGAAGATTTGCGGCGGTTTGGTGCAGCTCTACGGCATATTAGGGCAGCCTGACTTAGCCCAAAAGTGGGCAGCCAAGCTTGTGGAGCTTGGCCAATAA